Part of the Gemmatimonadales bacterium genome is shown below.
GGCTGCCGCGAGCCCGCTCGCGGCGGTCGTCCTCGACCAGTACAACAACGGCGTTCCGGGAGTCACGGTGACGTGGTCGGTCACGCTGGGCGGCGGTTCGGTCGCTCCAGCGGCTGCGATGACGGACTCGACGGGCATCGCCATAACTTCGTTCACGACGGGCCCTGGTTTAGGCAGCCAGGCAGCGAGCGCCAGCGTCGCCGGCCTCGTCGGCTCGCCGGTTTCCTTCGGCGTGATGGCCACGGCGGCCATCACGCTCGTTAGGGAAGTGCCCATCCAGCCGAACTACGGGATCCACGACACTTTCGTGCGAGACGGGCTCGCGTTCGTTTGCGCCTGGAACTCGGGGCTCCTGATCTACGACGTAGGCTACGGCATCATGGGCGGCAGCCCCGCCAACCCGCAGCTCGTGTCAACGTTCATCACCTCCGCCAACGGCGTGCCCGGCGGAGCGCAGGTCCATAACGCGTGGTGGGTCTGGAACCCGACCAACGGACAGAAGCGGTACGTGTTCATCGGCCAGGAGGGGCCGGGCATGATCGGCTCGTCGTCCAGCGGCGATATCCACGTCGTGGATGTTACGAACCTGCTCAATCCCGTCGAGGTCGCGAGCTACACCCTGGCCGGCGCCGGGACGCACAACTTCTGGGTGGACGAGCAGGCCCAGATACTCTACGCCGCGTACTACAACGGCGGCGTGGTCGCGCTCGACATCTCGGGCACCCTCCCCGGGAGCCTCGCCTCGCGTGAGATCGCGCGCATCCAGCCCGACGGCGTGGGCAACACCTACATCTGGGGAGTGCAGCTCTACAACGGGTCCGTGTACGCGACCGACATGCTGAGCGGCTTCTGGCAGCTCAAGCTCACGGGCAACGCGTTCACCGTAGCGCTCGGAGGCAACAACGTGCCGGAGCGGTACGGCAGCGACCAATGGGTCGCGAACGGGTACGCCTATTCGGGGACCTGGGGCTCTCGCCAGACGGTCGGGAACGCGCTCAAGATCTGGAAGCTCAGCGCCACGGGGGCGCCGGTGCTCCAGGACTCGATCATCACGACGGGGATCAACACGGTGAGCGACGTCGAGGTGAGCCCGGACGGCAAGCTGCTGATGTTCAGCGCCGAGTCGGGCCCGAACGCCGGCATCCACTTCTACGACAT
Proteins encoded:
- a CDS encoding Ig-like domain-containing protein, which codes for AAASPLAAVVLDQYNNGVPGVTVTWSVTLGGGSVAPAAAMTDSTGIAITSFTTGPGLGSQAASASVAGLVGSPVSFGVMATAAITLVREVPIQPNYGIHDTFVRDGLAFVCAWNSGLLIYDVGYGIMGGSPANPQLVSTFITSANGVPGGAQVHNAWWVWNPTNGQKRYVFIGQEGPGMIGSSSSGDIHVVDVTNLLNPVEVASYTLAGAGTHNFWVDEQAQILYAAYYNGGVVALDISGTLPGSLASREIARIQPDGVGNTYIWGVQLYNGSVYATDMLSGFWQLKLTGNAFTVALGGNNVPERYGSDQWVANGYAYSGTWGSRQTVGNALKIWKLSATGAPVLQDSIITTGINTVSDVEVSPDGKLLMFSAESGPNAGIHFYDITNPAAPVFAGSYLVSTGVHTATFSAINNRLYVFGAKDPGSPALLILEVTGLAP